A single region of the Labrus bergylta chromosome 10, fLabBer1.1, whole genome shotgun sequence genome encodes:
- the tomm20a gene encoding translocase of outer mitochondrial membrane 20: MSRSGALLVGLCGAVFIAYCFYFDRKRRSDPRFKDKLRERRRKQNVSGDQSGLAKLPDLKDAEAVQKFFLEEIQLGEELLSQGEFESGVDHLTNAIAVCGQPQQLLQVLQQTLPPPVFQMLLTKLPSISQRLVSTASLSEDDVE; this comes from the exons ATGAGCCGGAGTGGAGCTCTGCTGGTCGGCCTGTGTGGAGCCGTTTTCATCgcttattgtttttatttcgacagaaagagaagaagtgaCCCGAGATTCAAAGACAAACTGCGGGAAC GTCGGAGGAAGCAGAATGTTTCTGGTGATCAGTCTGGACTGGCGAAG CTGCCGGACCTGAAGGACGCTGAAGCGGTGCAGAAATTCTTCCTGGAGGAAATCCAGCTTGGGGAGGAGCTCTTATCACAAG GTGAGTTTGAGAGCGGGGTGGACCACCTGACCAACGCCATCGCTGTGTGTGGTCAGCctcagcagctgctgcaggtccTCCAGCAGACGCTGCCTCCTCCAGTGTTCCAAATGTTGCTCACCAAACTGCCCAGCATCAGCCAG cGACTCGTCAGCACGGCATCTTTATCAGAAGACGACGTGGAATGA